In Populus alba chromosome 9, ASM523922v2, whole genome shotgun sequence, a genomic segment contains:
- the LOC118059096 gene encoding LOW QUALITY PROTEIN: endo-1,4-beta-xylanase 5-like (The sequence of the model RefSeq protein was modified relative to this genomic sequence to represent the inferred CDS: inserted 2 bases in 1 codon), whose protein sequence is MKVFAEACMFMLSCILLRSGLLTRAASFYDYSATTECLASPQKSNYEGGILVNPEFRRDIKXGAMREGVSREGNMFIVACNRSKPSDSISQKVQLQQTKMYSFSAWVQISEGSETVDVIFKTTHGEWIRGGSVVAKHGCWSLLKGGMVAHLSGPVEIFFVCNNTRVEVWIDNVSFQPFTTQLWRSHQDKSIEEVRKRKVRFQVTYANETALGGAAVSIKQTKSGFPFGCGMNHYILLSNAYQKWFASRFKFTTFTNEMKWYSTEKEQGHEDYTIADAMLSFAEKNGIAVRGHNILWDSPKMQPQWVKNLSPSELRIAATKRTDSVARRYSGKLIAWDVMNENMHFSFYEDKLGKNASSEYYLRAYQLDPKTIMFLNEFNTIEYSKEIRASPVNYVKKIKEILSYPGIKGILLGIGIQGHFSSGYPNLVYMRSALDILGSTGLPIWLTEVDVQKGPNQAQYFESILREGYSHPVVKGIIIFAGPEVAGFSVITLADKDFKNTPSGNVVDKLIAEWKTGTLKVVADSQGFAEASLFQGDYNLIVKHPVTNLLTRLRFKAKEDKSQETTVLHVTD, encoded by the exons ATGAAGGTATTTGCAGAAGCTTGCATGTTCATGCTCTCCTGCATTTTGTTACGTTCAG GGCTTTTGACTCGTGCTGCTTCCTTCTATGACTATTCTGCGACAACAGAG TGCCTGGCCAGCCCCCAGAAATCTAATTATGAAGGAGGCATTCTAGTTAATCCGGAATTCAGGCGTGACATCAA GGGAGCAATGAGAGAAGGCGTGTCAAGGGAAGGAAATATGTTCATTGTGGCATGCAATAGATCGAAGCCCTCGGACAGCATCTCGCAAAAGGTCCAACTCCAGCAAACAAAGATGTATAGTTTTTCTG CTTGGGTTCAAATCAGTGAAGGAAGTGAGACAGtagatgtaatttttaaaaccacTCATGGCGAATGGATACGCGGTGGCAGTGTTGTAGCTAAGCATGGATGTTGGTCTTTGCTAAAAGGTGGCATGGTTGCACATCTTTCCGGCCCCGTTGAGATTTTCTTTGTG TGCAACAATACAAGAGTGGAGGTATGGATAGACAATGTCTCGTTCCAGCCTTTTACAACGCAGCTATGGAGATCTCACCAGGACAAAAGCATCGAGGAG GTGCGCAAACGCAAGGTGAGGTTTCAGGTAACTTATGCCAATGAAACTGCGTTGGGTGGTGCTGCAGTCTCTATCAAGCAAACCAAGTCAGGCTTCCCATTTGGATGCGGTATGAATCATTATATCCTCTTAAGCAACGCTTACCAGAAGTGGTTTGCTTCAAGATTCAAGTTCACTACATTCACCAATGAAATGAAGTGGTACAGCACCGAGAAGGAACAAGGTCATGAAGACTATACAATCGCAGATGCCATGCTAAGCTTTGCCGAAAAGAATGGCATTGCTGTGAGAGGTCACAACATCTTATGGGATAGCCCCAAGATGCAGCCTCAATGGGTCAAAAATCTTTCTCCCAGTGAACTAAGAATTGCGGCGACAAAAAGAACGGATTCAGTCGCTCGAAGATACTCGGGGAAACTGATTGCGTGGGATGTTATGAATGAGAACATGCATTTCAGTTTCTACGAGGACAAGCTTGGAAAAAATGCGTCGTCTGAATATTACTTGAGAGCTTACCAACTTGATCCAAAGACAATAATGTTCTTGAATGAATTTAATACCATTGAATACAGTAAAGAGATACGTGCAAGTCCAGTAAACtatgttaagaaaattaaagagattCTGTCGTATCCTGGAATCAAAGGTATCCTGTTAGGAATAGGAATACAAGGCCATTTTAGTTCTGGATATCCAAACCTTGTTTACATGAGATCTGCATTGGACATTCTAGGTTCAACAGGATTGCCTATATGGCTCACAGAAGTCGATGTCCAAAAGGGCCCTAATCAG GCACAATACTTTGAGAGCATACTAAGGGAAGGTTATTCTCATCCTGTTGTTAAAGGTATTATCATTTTTGCTGGTCCAGAGGTAGCTGGTTTCAGTGTTATAACCCTGGCGGATAAAGATTTTAAGAATACTCCATCAGGGAATGTTGTTGATAAGCTGATCGCAGAGTGGAAAACTGGGACTCTGAAAGTCGTAGCAGATAGTCAAGGATTTGCAGAAGCTTCCCTATTTCAAGGTGATTACAATCTGATTGTCAAACACCCAGTGACCAATTTGTTGACTAGATTACGCTTTAAGGCAAAAGAAGACAAATCGCAAGAAACTACAGTGCTTCATGTCACTGATTGA
- the LOC118059097 gene encoding endo-1,4-beta-xylanase 5-like isoform X1 has product MKILAEALILVFFSIFLGSEHRICHAFSSNYNARTKCLVEPKTAQDGGGIIANPDFTHGMEGWAVHGQGAMKEEMSRNGNRFIVAYNRTQSLDSISQKVQLGGGLIYSFSAWIQINKGSERVAVVFKIPHTELVIGGRVLARNGCWSLLKGGIFANFTSHADILFESNNTATEIWVDSVSLQPFTLEQWRAQQDEKIDKERKSKVRFKVTYGNGTAMDSATVSIKQTRSEFPFGCGMNFHIIDSTDYQNWFASRFKYTTFTNQMKWYSNEPKQGQENYTVADTMVKFAQKNGISIRGHNILWDDPKYQPEWVKNLTSDELRKAAAKRVDSVVSRYAGQLIAWDVINENLHFSFFEDKLGKNASSRYFKRAYELDPKTTMFLNEFNTIEYSNDEDVDPISYMKKLGAILSYPGNQGILAGIGLEGHFGVGQPNLAYMRSVLDILSSTGLPLWLTEVDVVKEPNQAEYLEQILREGYCHHAVKGIIMFAGPATAGFNATTLVDKDFKNTPSGDVVDKLIDEWRTKPTETKADGEGYFEMSLFLGDYNITIKNPVTNCSTTLSYRVTKGTTFIHIIA; this is encoded by the exons ATGAAGATACTAGCAGAAGCTTTGATCTTGgtgttttttagcatttttctgGGTTCAG AGCATAGGATATGTCATGCTTTCTCTTCTAATTATAATGCTAGAACAAAG TGTTTGGTAGAGCCCAAGACAGCTCAAGATGGAGGAGGGATAATAGCTAATCCAGATTTTACTCATGGCATGGAGGGGTGGGCTGTACATGGACAGGGGGCAATGAAAGAAGAAATGTCAAGGAATGGAAACAGATTCATTGTTGCGTATAACAGAACGCAATCACTAGATAGTATCTCGCAAAAGGTCCAATTAGGGGGAGGTCTCATCTACAGCTTCTCTG CATGGATTCAAATCAACAAAGGAAGTGAAAGGGTAGCTGTTGTTTTCAAAATTCCTCATACTGAACTTGTAATTGGTGGTAGAGTTCTGGCAAGGAATGGATGCTGGTCTTTGTTAAAAGGTGGTATATTTGCAAATTTTACTAGCCATGCTGATATTCTATTTGAG AGCAATAATACAGCAACTGAAATATGGGTGGACAGTGTATCCTTACAACCATTCACCTTGGAGCAATGGAGAGCCCAACAAGACGAGAAGATTGATAAG GAACGCAAGAGCAAGGTGAGATTCAAGGTAACTTATGGCAACGGAACTGCAATGGACAGTGCGACTGTTTCCATTAAGCAAACCAGGTCAGAGTTTCCATTTGGATGTGGCATGAACTTCCATATTATTGACAGCACAGATTACCAGAACTGGTTTGCCTCAAGATTCAAGTATACTACTTTCACCAATCAAATGAAGTGGTACAGCAATGAGCCGAAACAAGGACAAGAAAACTATACTGTTGCAGATACCATGGTAAAATTTGCCCAGAAAAATGGCATTTCTATAAGAGGTCACAACATTTTATGGGACGATCCAAAGTACCAGCCAGAGTGGGTTAAGAATCTTACTTCAGATGAATTAAGGAAAGCTGCAGCAAAAAGAGTGGATTCAGTGGTTTCAAGATACGCAGGGCAACTAATTGCCTGGGATGTAATAAATGAAAATCTGCATTTCAGCTTCTTTGAGGATAAACTTGGCAAAAATGCTTCTTCCAGGTACTTCAAACGAGCTTACGAGCTCGATCCCAAGACAACAATGTTCCTGAACGAGTTCAATACCATTGAATATAGCAATGATGAAGATGTGGATCCAATCAGCTACATGAAGAAACTAGGCGCGATTTTGTCATATCCTGGAAACCAAGGAATTTTGGCTGGCATTGGTTTGGAAGGTCATTTCGGTGTTGGCCAGCCAAACCTTGCTTACATGAGATCTGTTTTGGACATTCTAAGTTCAACAGGATTGCCTCTATGGCTTACAGAAGTGGATGTCGTGAAAGAACCAAATCAG GCGGAGTACCTGGAGCAGATACTAAGGGAAGGTTATTGTCATCATGCTGTTAAAGGGATTATAATGTTTGCCGGACCAGCAACCGCCGGTTTCAATGCGACAACCTTAGTAGACAAGGACTTCAAAAATACCCCATCAGGGGATGTTGTGGACAAACTGATTGATGAGTGGAGAACTAAACCTACAGAAACTAAAGCCGATGGTGAAGGATACTTTGAAATGTCCCTGTTTCTTGGGGATTACAACATCACTATCAAAAACCCTGTGACTAATTGCTCAACTACTTTGAGTTACAGGGTGACAAAAGGCACTACCTTTATTCATATCATCGCATGA
- the LOC118059097 gene encoding endo-1,4-beta-xylanase 5-like isoform X2 has translation MKILAEALILVFFSIFLGSEHRICHAFSSNYNARTKCLVEPKTAQDGGGIIANPDFTHGMEGWAVHGQGAMKEEMSRNGNRFIVAYNRTQSLDSISQKVQLGGGLIYSFSAWIQINKGSERVAVVFKIPHTELVIGGRVLARNGCWSLLKATEIWVDSVSLQPFTLEQWRAQQDEKIDKERKSKVRFKVTYGNGTAMDSATVSIKQTRSEFPFGCGMNFHIIDSTDYQNWFASRFKYTTFTNQMKWYSNEPKQGQENYTVADTMVKFAQKNGISIRGHNILWDDPKYQPEWVKNLTSDELRKAAAKRVDSVVSRYAGQLIAWDVINENLHFSFFEDKLGKNASSRYFKRAYELDPKTTMFLNEFNTIEYSNDEDVDPISYMKKLGAILSYPGNQGILAGIGLEGHFGVGQPNLAYMRSVLDILSSTGLPLWLTEVDVVKEPNQAEYLEQILREGYCHHAVKGIIMFAGPATAGFNATTLVDKDFKNTPSGDVVDKLIDEWRTKPTETKADGEGYFEMSLFLGDYNITIKNPVTNCSTTLSYRVTKGTTFIHIIA, from the exons ATGAAGATACTAGCAGAAGCTTTGATCTTGgtgttttttagcatttttctgGGTTCAG AGCATAGGATATGTCATGCTTTCTCTTCTAATTATAATGCTAGAACAAAG TGTTTGGTAGAGCCCAAGACAGCTCAAGATGGAGGAGGGATAATAGCTAATCCAGATTTTACTCATGGCATGGAGGGGTGGGCTGTACATGGACAGGGGGCAATGAAAGAAGAAATGTCAAGGAATGGAAACAGATTCATTGTTGCGTATAACAGAACGCAATCACTAGATAGTATCTCGCAAAAGGTCCAATTAGGGGGAGGTCTCATCTACAGCTTCTCTG CATGGATTCAAATCAACAAAGGAAGTGAAAGGGTAGCTGTTGTTTTCAAAATTCCTCATACTGAACTTGTAATTGGTGGTAGAGTTCTGGCAAGGAATGGATGCTGGTCTTTGTTAAAAG CAACTGAAATATGGGTGGACAGTGTATCCTTACAACCATTCACCTTGGAGCAATGGAGAGCCCAACAAGACGAGAAGATTGATAAG GAACGCAAGAGCAAGGTGAGATTCAAGGTAACTTATGGCAACGGAACTGCAATGGACAGTGCGACTGTTTCCATTAAGCAAACCAGGTCAGAGTTTCCATTTGGATGTGGCATGAACTTCCATATTATTGACAGCACAGATTACCAGAACTGGTTTGCCTCAAGATTCAAGTATACTACTTTCACCAATCAAATGAAGTGGTACAGCAATGAGCCGAAACAAGGACAAGAAAACTATACTGTTGCAGATACCATGGTAAAATTTGCCCAGAAAAATGGCATTTCTATAAGAGGTCACAACATTTTATGGGACGATCCAAAGTACCAGCCAGAGTGGGTTAAGAATCTTACTTCAGATGAATTAAGGAAAGCTGCAGCAAAAAGAGTGGATTCAGTGGTTTCAAGATACGCAGGGCAACTAATTGCCTGGGATGTAATAAATGAAAATCTGCATTTCAGCTTCTTTGAGGATAAACTTGGCAAAAATGCTTCTTCCAGGTACTTCAAACGAGCTTACGAGCTCGATCCCAAGACAACAATGTTCCTGAACGAGTTCAATACCATTGAATATAGCAATGATGAAGATGTGGATCCAATCAGCTACATGAAGAAACTAGGCGCGATTTTGTCATATCCTGGAAACCAAGGAATTTTGGCTGGCATTGGTTTGGAAGGTCATTTCGGTGTTGGCCAGCCAAACCTTGCTTACATGAGATCTGTTTTGGACATTCTAAGTTCAACAGGATTGCCTCTATGGCTTACAGAAGTGGATGTCGTGAAAGAACCAAATCAG GCGGAGTACCTGGAGCAGATACTAAGGGAAGGTTATTGTCATCATGCTGTTAAAGGGATTATAATGTTTGCCGGACCAGCAACCGCCGGTTTCAATGCGACAACCTTAGTAGACAAGGACTTCAAAAATACCCCATCAGGGGATGTTGTGGACAAACTGATTGATGAGTGGAGAACTAAACCTACAGAAACTAAAGCCGATGGTGAAGGATACTTTGAAATGTCCCTGTTTCTTGGGGATTACAACATCACTATCAAAAACCCTGTGACTAATTGCTCAACTACTTTGAGTTACAGGGTGACAAAAGGCACTACCTTTATTCATATCATCGCATGA
- the LOC118059098 gene encoding endo-1,4-beta-xylanase 5-like encodes MMKMLAGCCVLVLLSIFLPSVRRIHAFSYDYSATTECLIEPRRAQYEGGIIANPDFTHGVQGWIVFGQGAVKEGISKNGNRYIVAHSRRQPLDSISQKVQLEKGKLYSFSAWVQINGGRGNVAVVFKMSRGELVRGGKVLAGNGCWSLLKGGVFANTSSRVEILFESKNTEAEIWVDNVSLQPFTMEQWRSHQDESTDKERKGKVRFEVRNANGTAIEGARFSIKQTKSDFPFGCCMNYHIINSTDYQNWFALRFKYTTFTNEMKWYSTEKIQGQENYTVADAMVRFAQQNGISIRGHNIFWDDPVYQPHWVKNLTSEELQKAAAQRIKSVVSRYAGQLIAWDVMNENLHFSFFEDKLGKNASAVYYARAYQLDPDTTMFLNEYNTIEYSSDEKANPFNYKTKLDEILSYPGNQGISAGIGLQGHFGSGQPNLAYMRSCLDILGSTGLPIWLTEVDVGKDPNQAEYLEQVLREGYSHPAVKGIIMFVGPANAGFNSTVLADEDFKNTPAGDVVDKLIDEWKFQTTEIKADGKGSIEIPLFHGDYNITVKDPVSSSLTAFSYKMTKDVTRDTVHLRINA; translated from the exons ATGATGAAGATGCTAGCAGGATGCTGTGTATTGGTGCTCCTAAGCATTTTCCTGCCTtcag TGCGCAGGATTCATGCTTTCTCCTATGATTATTCTGCTACAACAGAG TGCTTGATAGAGCCCCGGAGAGCTCAGTATGAAGGAGGGATAATAGCTAATCCAGATTTTACTCATGGCGTACAAGGGTGGATTGTGTTTGGACAAGGAGCAGTAAAAGAAGGAATATCAAAGAACGGAAACAGATATATTGTTGCACACAGCAGACGTCAGCCACTAGACAGCATTTCCCAGAAGGTTCAGTTAGAGAAAGGAAAGCTCTACAGCTTCTCTG cTTGGGTTCAAATCAATGGAGGACGTGGAAATGTAGCTGTTGTATTCAAAATGTCTCGGGGTGAACTTGTTCGTGGTGGTAAGGTTTTGGCCGGGAATGGATGCTGGTCTTTGCTGAAAGGCGGTGTGTTTGCAAATACTTCAAGTCGTGTTGAGATTCTATTTGAG AGCAAAAATACAGAGGCAGAAATATGGGTAGACAATGTCTCATTACAACCTTTCACCATGGAACAATGGAGATCCCACCAAGATGAAAGCACTGACAAG gaaaggaaaggaaaggtgAGATTCGAGGTAAGGAATGCCAACGGAACTGCAATAGAAGGTGCAAGGTTCTCAATAAAACAAACCAAGTCAGACTTTCCATTTGGATGCTGTATGAACTATCACATCATCAACAGCACAGATTACCAAAACTGGTTTGCTTTGAGATTCAAGTATACCACTTTCACCAATGAAATGAAATGGTACAGTACTGAAAAAATACAAGGTCAAGAAAACTATACTGTTGCAGATGCCATGGTAAGATTTGCCCAACAAAATGGCATTTCTATCAGAGGCCACAACATTTTCTGGGACGATCCTGTGTACCAACCACATTGGGTTAAGAATCTAACTTCAGAAGAATTACAAAAAGCTGCAGCCCAAAGAATAAAATCAGTGGTTTCGAGATACGCAGGACAACTAATTGCTTGGGATGTAATGAATGAAAATCTCCACTTCAGCTTCTTTGAGGATAAACTTGGCAAAAACGCTTCTGCCGTGTACTATGCAAGAGCATACCAACTCGATCCAGACACCACAATGTTCCTCAACGAATACAATACAATTGAATATAGCAGTGATGAAAAAGCAAATCCATTCAACTACAAGACGAAACTTGATGAAATTCTGTCATATCCTGGAAACCAAGGAATATCAGCAGGCATTGGTTTGCAGGGCCATTTTGGTTCTGGCCAGCCCAACCTTGCTTACATGAGATCATGCTTGGACATTCTAGGATCAACAGGATTGCCTATATGGCTTACAGAAGTGGACGTCGGAAAAGACCCGAATCAG GCAGAGTACTTGGAGCAGGTACTAAGGGAAGGCTATTCTCATCCTGCTGTTAAAGGGATCATAATGTTCGTCGGTCCAGCAAACGCTGGGTTCAACAGTACAGTCCTCGCAGATGAGGACTTCAAAAATACTCCAGCTGGAGATGTTGTGGATAAGTTGATAGATGAGTGGAAATTTCAGACAACAGAAATAAAAGCAGATGGTAAAGGGTCCATTGAAATTCCGCTGTTTCATGGAGATTACAACATAACTGTCAAGGACCCAGTTAGCAGTTCCTTAACTGCTTTCAGTTATAAGATGACaaaagatgtcacaagagacaCTGTCCATCTTCGTATCAATGCCTGA
- the LOC118059003 gene encoding endo-1,4-beta-xylanase 5 produces MKAGDENGGQLLLPFFSIILFAGLLTSALPYDYSISLECLENPLRPQYNGGIIVNPELNDGLRGWSTFGDAKTEHRESNGNKYVVAHSRKNPYGSMSQKLYLKKNHLYTFSAWVQVSEGNVQVTAIFKTDSGFKKAGSVFAEPKCWSMLKGGLTVDSSGPAELYFESNNTSVEIWVDSISLQPFTEKEWRSHQDQSIERTRKEKVRIQAIDEQGNPLSNATISIKQNKLRFPFGCAINKNILSNTAYQDWFTSRFGVTAFEDEMKWYSTEATRGQVDYSVPDAMLAFAEQHNIAVRGHNVIWDDPKYQNGWVNSLSPNDFRTAVQARVGSVMTRYRGRLIAWDVVNENMHFSFVESKLGQNASSAIYNWAGKTDGLTTLFLNEYDTIEKSGDGAASPAKYHQKLKEIQSFPGNANLRMGIGLESHFTIPNLPYMRASLDTLASANVPIWLTEVDVQGNPAQQAQYLEQILREAYSYPKIAGIVIWSAWKPQGCYRMCLTDNNFKNLATGDVVDKLLHEWGGSLIGMTDANGFFEASLSHGDYNVKIIRHGVTDISSSTSNLKVAPTVASRTNLIHQVTA; encoded by the exons ATGAAGGCAGGAGATGAAAATGGTGGTCAACTTCTTCTGCCATTTTTCAGTATTATCCTCTTTGCAG GCCTTCTAACCAGTGCCTTACCCTATGATTACTCGATCAGCCTCGAG TGTTTGGAAAATCCTCTCAGACCTCAGTATAATGGAGGAATCATTGTTAACCCAGAACTAAATGATGGACTAAGAGGATGGTCCACATTCGGAGATGCGAAGACAGAACATAGAGAATCCAATGGCAACAAATACGTTGTGGCTCATTCCAGGAAGAATCCATATGGGAGCATGTCACAGAAGCTTTACTTGAAAAAGAACCACCTCTATACTTTCTCTG CCTGGGTGCAAGTTAGCGAGGGAAACGTTCAGGTAACAGCCATTTTCAAGACAGATTCTGGCTTCAAAAAAGCTGGTTCCGTTTTTGCTGAGCCAAAGTGCTGGTCCATGCTTAAAGGTGGCCTTACAGTGGATTCATCCGGGCCTGCTGAGCTATATTTTGAG agcaACAACACCTCGGTCGAAATATGGGTTGATAGCATCTCATTGCAGCCGTTCACCGAGAAAGAATGGAGGTCTCATCAAGATCAAAGTATTGAAAGG ACTCGAAAGGAAAAGGTTCGAATCCAAGCCATAGACGAACAAGGCAATCCCCTCTCAAATGCAACGATCtccattaaacaaaacaaactgcGCTTCCCATTTGGTTGTGCTATAAACAAGAACATCCTCTCCAACACCGCCTACCAAGATTGGTTCACCTCAAGGTTTGGAGTGACAGCATTTGAAGATGAAATGAAGTGGTACAGCACCGAAGCAACACGTGGCCAGGTTGACTATTCAGTTCCTGATGCCATGCTGGCTTTTGCCGAGCAACATAATATAGCGGTCCGTGGCCACAATGTGATTTGGGACGATCCTAAGTACCAAAATGGATGGGTAAATTCACTCTCACCGAATGATTTTCGAACGGCTGTACAAGCAAGGGTAGGGTCAGTTATGACAAGATACAGAGGCAGGCTTATAGCTTGGGACGTTGTTAACGAAAATATGCATTTTTCTTTCGTTGAAAGCAAATTAGGACAGAATGCTTCTTCAGCTATCTACAACTGGGCTGGTAAGACTGATGGACTCACTACATTGTTTCTGAACGAGTATGATACCATTGAAAAGAGTGGTGATGGTGCCGCTTCACCTGCTAAGTACCATCAAAAGCTCAAAGAAATCCAGAGTTTTCCTGGGAATGCCAATTTGCGCATGGGGATTGGACTAGAGTCTCACTTTACCATTCCAAACCTTCCTTATATGAGAGCTTCCCTTGATACTCTTGCTTCCGCTAATGTTCCCATTTGGCTCACAGAAGTAGATGTTCAAGGCAACCCAGCTCAGCAG GCACAATACTTGGAGCAGATTCTAAGGGAGGCATATTCCTACCCAAAAATTGCTGGAATAGTGATTTGGTCAGCATGGAAGCCACAGGGGTGTTACAGGATGTGTTTGACTGATAACAATTTCAAAAACTTGGCTACCGGAGATGTTGTGGACAAGCTTTTGCATGAGTGGGGGGGTTCACTTATAGGCATGACAGATGCTAATGGCTTCTTCGAGGCTTCCCTTTCCCATGGAGACTACAACGTGAAGATTATTCGCCATGGTGTGACGGATATATCTTCCTCGACTAGTAACCTTAAGGTGGCTCCAACTGTTGCCAGCAGAACAAATTTGATCCACCAAGTTACTGCTTGA